A single Anopheles funestus chromosome 2RL, idAnoFuneDA-416_04, whole genome shotgun sequence DNA region contains:
- the LOC125764989 gene encoding DNA-dependent metalloprotease SPRTN-like, giving the protein MGKELDLNSTQNLVHPDWEIIDPTPDIYALFALFNQKFFQTRLSCVQLEWSKKMYNCAGICYQRSNRLGKSCIIRLSEPLLKLRPRKDLIQTLLHEMIHAYCFVLGIREGNGGHGPTFKKIMNGINKIAGTNITVYHTFHDEVDLYKTHWWKCNGPCQHKHPFYGLVKRTTNRKPGTYDFWWQEHKLTCGGEFIKIREPSPKRKRALTNKENIMGSHTPGLTRSQETKPRSSQSNQKNVISNYFNNSTSTPTPTPKKPTYIPGAKPNFGGGTLVIRKPPVATQTRPVTPKVENPSTSPRKGGTHKPPPLEGNLRNVKQFKDLSTDGEEPPKRTSLPIPVFSGTGFVLGSSDSSGGRRSRLLDKFPASTSTSKPTASKKPRTERKPKPSTSNTMESIMLSDDSDNIFDEIDLTEAGNIKKERTESIRREIVDSLTNDEMDEIILIDDEYDDELADEELSSIDSSLLDRSVIDELFNESDELIEDFNRTNAQIKVEKPDDEIVTCPMCLKRMARAKIGDHFESCYSHIAGETNTPPSRVRSTGNDISQPSTSKVTPARTTVSTAAKKKETVDLITAQEQLLRDCGYAEGDIANVLQDMNTQDMPAPNVASLREQVLRDCGYTEADIRRVLDDASPEEALNNDVEFISAVETCECPICGTTVSLSSINQHIDQCLVK; this is encoded by the exons ATGGGAAAGGAATTGGACTTGAACAGCACTCAAAACCTGGTCCATCCGGACTGGGAAATAATAGATCCAACGCCTGACATATACGCGCTGTTCGCGTTATTCAATCAGAAATTCTTCCAAACTCGATTGTCCTGTGTTCAGCTGGAATGGAGCAAGAAGATGTACAACTGTGCCGGGATTTGTTACCAACGCTCGAACCGCTTGGGGAAAAGTTGTATCATACGGCTGAGTGAACCGTTGCTCAAATTACGACCGCGGAAAGACTTAATTCAAACCCTGCTACATGAGATGATTCATGCGTACTGTTTCGTGTTAGGAATCCGCGAAGGGAACGGTGGACATGGTCcaacgtttaaaaaaataatgaacggTATCAATAAAATAGCCGGTACCAACATAACG GTTTACCATACTTTTCACGACGAGGTGGACCTTTACAAAACGCACTGGTGGAAGTGTAATGGCCCTTGTCAGCACAAGCATCCATTCTATGGTTTGGTGAAGCGCACAACCAACCGCAAACCGGGAACATATGACTTTTGGTGGCAGGAGCATAAACTAACGTGCGGTGGtgaattcataaagatacgcgAACCTTCCCCGAAGCGAAAACGTGCATTAACAAACAAGGAAAATATTATGGGATCACATACGCCCGGTCTTACCCGATCTCAAGAAACAAAGCCGAGATCTAGCCAAAGTAATCAAAAGAATGTAATATCGAACTACTTTAACAACTCTACCTCAACTCCAACTCCAACGCCGAAAAAACCAACTTACATACCCGGAGCGAAACCAAACTTCGGTGGTGGCACGTTGGTAATACGGAAACCACCTGTTGCCACTCAAACGCGACCGGTAACGCCGAAAGTAGAAAATCCATCCACATCACCGCGGAAGGGTGGCACCCACAAACCACCACCCCTGGAGGGCAATTTGCGCAacgtaaaacaatttaaagatttGTCAACTGATGGGGAAGAACCACCGAAACGAACGTCGCTCCCAATTCCAGTGTTTTCCGGTACTGGATTTGTGCTTGGTTCGTCTGATAGTTCGGGCGGGCGAAGAAGTCGACTGTTGGACAAATTCCCGGCATCCACCAGTACCAGTAAGCCGACGGCGTCGAAAAAACCTCGAACAGAGCGGAAGCCCAAACCTAGTACAAGCAACACGATGGAATCCATCATGTTGTCTGACGATTCCGATAACATATTCGACGAGATAGATTTAACGGAGGcgggaaacataaaaaaggaacgaacggAATCAATCCGAAGGGAAATAGTAGATTCGCTCACCAACGATGAGATGGATGAGATTATTCTTATCGACGACGAGTACGACGATGAGCTGGCAGACGAAGAGTTGTCTTCGATTGATAGTTCATTGCTTGACCGATCGGTGATCGACGAGTTGTTTAACGAGAGCGACGAACTGATCGAAGATTTCAATCGCACCAATGCACAAATTAAGGTTGAAAAACCGGACGACGAAATCGTGACATGTCCGATGTGTTTGAAAAGAATGGCTCGTGCAAAGATTGGTGATCATTTTGAAAGTTGTTATTCGCACATTGCCGGAGAAACGAACACCCCGCCATCTAGAGTTCGGAGTACGGGGAATGATATTAGCCAACCGTCCACATCAAAGGTCACACCAGCGAGAACGACAGTATCAACGGCGgccaagaaaaaggaaacggtTGATTTGATTACGGCTCAGGAACAGCTGTTGCGTGACTGCGGTTACGCGGAAGGCGACATAGCGAATGTGCTACAGGATATGAACACGCAAGATATGCCGGCACCTAATGTGGCATCGCTACGGGAGCAGGTTCTGCGTGATTGTGGCTACACGGAAGCTGACATTAGGCGAGTACTTGATGATGCATCACCGGAAGAGGCGTTGAACAATGACGTGGAATTTATATCTGCGGTGGAAACCTGTGAATGTCCAATCTGTGGTACAACGGTGTCGCTGAGTTCGATCAATCAACATATCGACCAGTGTCTTGTAAAGTAG
- the LOC125764937 gene encoding uncharacterized protein LOC125764937, producing MSNNTRDGNENFWPPNQQPPPHHYPHAQHHPQQQQQQLHQNHQQLHQTLLQQPVVPQLLPHPQHLSYAVPTVPVVTSPAAFYHNAAGMVDNYGAAGYSMHHGSHQPMEDEYTDTYGQSIKVVYQPHQHQAAAAAAGMIPCAQEDTNQNHTVQDKQGYELFSNNSSFVLAAPGFGFTLHNPQQQQQQEQQQQQQQQQQQQQRTQQLPQFSISTGQAPMTTAPTLRSHPASVPAASTHSLENGSNNTSTLISQLVGNWAPTISGTYGNGPSSQANDLPTQSIIPTPLEDSSKGVTVSPAKTGLTKPVINPVPPNVVGSGSQSHSSSSGSSPTVSVARTNANVATAVYNQQNDDNSAKLDQNVNKKQRIVAEVKPMRMSYSDVLSKNVTTGGNAFASNIATSAMLNGEMITVLPAALGNGTKATGSNGTNGGKSKRESKRTNANGERKSMANAGTLGHQKEGRAGIDGTARKTNGAGTRTISPTLTDGSAKVDISADATLRSTGQEKGRKHDRATNGKKDKNSRTSGETLVDASTLSGKKGRTAHLNDVAEEMAGTQNNRTDVPATMVNDETEEERGEEYDEYDSDEYDQDSFDSSETTGHQDGQEDAGANREEELPFVYNVKKNTNGTNDTHIEKINPPRAAGATYRKGGGGRNAGTRGPGKQLDKMVSNPPAGKRSVRARKNHKYAFLEKLFRKWLEYMVLALHWLWSLVSDVVYLSVRLAWDYMLSGYQYCLQHVRTIRQDFGKNSGRPGAWFRRVCQSFDDRFAKDSRWAFWRRCRRQKPVEPTGTKPTPYRDGRLPSTADEAMSSLLNCKGKDAYSILGVSPDCSQEQIRKHYKKIAVLVHPDKNKQPGAEEAFKVLQRSFELIGEPESRKEYDQSLAEALNAEKAWSEINDLLTQLHTKISEAANTIRCSSCCLRHPRKPTGRAHYAARECSSCKIRHPAREGDIWAETSFFGLRWKYLAMMEGNVYDITEWANCQKGALSHLQPNSHIVQYRIVLGSSSQQQQQQQQQQQQPQHQQGQSLDKDPLGRSRKEPAANEPNLDDFLNNIYAGQNQQASSQNSSSRRRYRRN from the exons ATGTCTAATAATACGCGCGACGGTAATGAAAATTTCTGGCCACCGAACCAGCAACCGCCGCCGCACCATTACCCGCACGCACAGCACcatccgcagcagcagcagcagcagctgcatcAGAATCACCAGCAACTGCATCAAACATTGTTGCAGCAACCAGTGGTGCCGCAGCTACTCCCTCATCCGCAGCATCTTTCGTACGCTGTTCCGACCGTGCCGGTCGTTACATCGCCCGCAGCATTCTATCATAACGCGGCCGGTATGGTGGATAACTATGGTGCAGCCGGATACTCAATGCATCATGGTTCACACCAACCGATGGAAGACGAATACACGGATACGTACGGCCAATCGATTAAGGTGGTATACCAACCGCATCAACACCAGGCCGCAGCTGCAGCCGCCGGTATGATACCCTGTGCCCAGGAAGATACGAATCAAAATCATACCGTGCAGGACAAACAAGGTTATGAGCTATTTTCGAACAATAGCAGCTTTGTGCTGGCTGCTCCGGGGTTCGGGTTTACTCTACATAacccacaacaacagcagcaacaggagcagcagcaacaacaacagcagcagcagcagcagcagcaacgaacgCAACAGTTGCCGCAATTCTCTATCTCCACTGGGCAAGCGCCAATGACTACAGCTCCAACACTCAGAAGCCATCCCGCTTCTGTACCGGCCGCATCGACGCATTCGTTAGAAAATGGAAGCAACAACACAAGCACACTGATCAGCCAGCTCGTGGGAAACTGGGCTCCTACCATTTCCGGCACTTACGGTAACGGACCATCGTCCCAGGCAAACGATTTACCAACCCAATCCATAATTCCTACACCGCTCGAAGACAGCAGCAAGGGTGTCACTGTGTCACCCGCCAAGACAGGATTGACGAAACCCGTCATTAATCCTGTCCCACCGAACGTGGTTGGGTCGGGATCGCAATCACACAGCTCATCGTCGGGCAGTTCGCCGACCGTTTCAGTGGCCCGCACAAACGCAAATGTAGCGACAGCCGTATATAACCAGCAAAACGACGATAATTCGGCCAAGCTTGATCAGAACGTCAACAAGAAGCAGCGCATTGTGGCCGAAGTGAAACCGATGCGTATGTCGTACTCCGATGTATTGAGCAAGAATGTTACTACGGGAGGTAATGCTTTCGCTTCCAACATTGCCACCAGCGCTATGCTGAACGGAGAAATGATAACCGTTCTTCCGGCCGCACTTGGTAATGGCACCAAAGCGACCGGCAGCAATGGCACCAACGGTGGTAAATCGAAACGTGAATCTAAACGGACGAATGCGAACGGAGAGCGTAAATCGATGGCAAACGCTGGAACGCTGGGTCATCAAAAGGAAGGACGCGCAGGAATCGATGGAACTGCGCGAAAGACGAATGGTGCTGGAACTAGAACGATCTCTCCGACACTGACGGATGGAAGTGCAAAAGTGGACATCAGCGCTGACGCCACGCTGAGATCGACGGGTCAGGAAAAGGGACGTAAGCACGATAGAGCCACCAACggtaaaaaggataaaaactCCCGCACTAGTGGTGAAACACTAGTCGACGCAAGCACACTGTCCGGCAAGAAAGGCAGAACGGCACATCTGAATGATGTGGCGGAGGAAATGGCCGGAACGCAGAACAACCGTACCGATGTACCTGCAACGATGGTAAACGATGAAACCGAGGAAGAGCGAGGCGAAGAGTACGATGAGTATGATTCCGACGAGTACGATCAGGACAGTTTCGATTCTTCGGAAACGACTGGACACCAGGACGGGCAGGAAGATGCTGGAGCAAACCGAGAAGAGGAGCTTCCATTCGTATATAacgtgaagaaaaacacaaacggaACGAATGATACACATATCGAAAAAATTAACCCACCACGAGCAGCAGGGGCGACGTATCGCAAGGGAGGAGGTGGTCGCAACGCTGGAACACGCGGGCCCGGCAAGCAGCTAGACAAAATGGTCAGTAATCCACCAGCCGGGAAGCGTTCGGTACGGGCACGCAAAAATCATAAGTATGCGTTTCTGGAGAAATTGTTCCGCAAGTGGCTGGAGTACATGGTGCTGGCATTGCACTGGCTGTGGTCGCTGGTGAGCGATGTTGTGTACCTAAGCGTACGACTTGCCTGGGACTATATGCTGTCCGGATATCAGTACTGTTTGCAGCATGTGCGCACTATACGGCAagattttggtaaaaattcCGGCCGACCTGGGGCTTGGTTCCGGCGCGTTTGTCAATCGTTTGATGATCGCTTTGCGAAGGATTCACGGTGGGCGTTTTGGCGACGATGCCGCAGACAGAAACCCGTTGAACCGACCGGCACCAAACCGACACCGTACCGCGATGGACGTCTTCCATCAACCGCAGACGAAGCGATGTCCTCGCTGCTGAACTGCAAGGGTAAGGACGCGTACAGTATTTTGGGCGTAAGTCCGGACTGTTCCCAGGAGCAGATACGGAAGCACTACAAAAAGATTGCCGTGCTGGTACACCCGGACAAGAACAAACAACCGGGCGCGGAGGAAGCGTTCAAGGTGCTGCAACGCTCGTTTGAACTGATCGGTGAACCGGAAAGCCGCAAGGAATACGACCAGAGCTTGGCCGAGGCGCTGAACGCCGAGAAGGCATGGTCCGAGATTAACGATCTACTGACGCAACTGCACACGAAAATATCGGAAGCTGCCAACACAATACG ATGTAGCAGCTGCTGTCTGCGCCATCCTCGAAAACCAACCGGACGGGCACATTACGCAGCGAGAGAGTGCAGCTCATGCAAGATCCGTCATCCGGCACGCGAG gGCGATATTTGGGCTGAGACAAGTTTCTTCGGACTGCGGTGGAAATATCTTGCAATGATGGAGGGCAACGTGTACGACATTACGGAATGGGCCAACTGCCAGAAGGGTGCCCTGTCGCACCTGCAGCCCAATTCGCATATCGTGCAATATCGCATCGTGCTCGGTAGTAgctcccagcagcagcagcaacagcagcagcaacaacagcaaccgcAACATCAGCAAGGCCAGTCGCTAGACAAGGACCCGCTCGGACGCTCACGCAAGGAACCGGCTGCAAA TGAGCCAAATTTGGACGATTTTCTAAACAACATCTATGCCGGGCAGAACCAACAAGCTTCGTCACAGAACAGCTCCTCTAGGCGACGCTATCGTAGAAACTAA
- the LOC125765069 gene encoding prostatic acid phosphatase, producing the protein MADRFDGTRLRSLTALLLVGMALMVQDVSGKPNETISNEGEAKLIFAHVLFRHGDRTPIDPYPYDPWKDPSHWTADWGQLVNAGKMRHLMLGKWLRQRYSSLLNDTYSNNEIYVRSTDVDRTLMSAEANLAGLYPPQGADVWDTAITWQPIPVHTVTEELDSVLAAKKRCPAFDHALKMYRQSEPYHSYNASLEQLYRYVTEKTGRKYDSMSSVQNLYSALLIEELNNFTLPDWTKAVYPEPLRSISAVTFAVKTNTTQLARLKMGPLVKEMLHRFRTKAKGSLKPNRSVWMYSAHDVTVASLLNALRIFELHNPPFAACIMLELRQPANGEQAYVEIFYKNTTAEPLQLTVPGCSAQCPLDKMFEIYDSIMPKDWEAECQLSLLSMSYVEADLNSASSFIGIVLLTTISMLALLIVVAIAKRRSSLNSERWYLRIDG; encoded by the exons ATGGCGGACAGATTCGATGGGACACGATTGCGGTCATTGACTGCGTTGCTGTTGGTGGGAATGGCGTTAATGGTGCAGGACGTGAGCGGAAAGCCCAACGAGACGATCAGCAATGAGGGTGAAGCGAAACTCATTTTTGCTCATGTT CTATTCCGCCATGGCGATCGTACCCCGATCGATCCATACCCATACGATCCTTGGAAGGATCCCAGCCACTGGACAGCAGATTGGGGACAGTTGGTGAAC GCAGGAAAAATGCGCCATTTAATGCTAGGAAAATGGCTACGCCAACGCTACTCGAGTTTGCTGAACGACACATACAGCAACAACGAGATTTACGTTCGCTCTACCGACGTCGATCGGACGCTGATGAGTGCGGAGGCAAACCTAGCCGGACTATACCCACCGCAGGGAGCTGACGTTTGGGACACGGCAATAACTTGGCAACCGATTCCGGTGCACACGGTAACGGAGGAACTGGACAGTGTGCTGGCAGCTAAAAAACGATGCCCGGCTTTTGATCACGCACTGAAGATGTACCGTCAGTCGGAACCATATCATTCGTACAATGCATCGTTGGAGCAGCTTTACCGCTATGTGACGGAAAAAACGGGTCGCAAATATGATTCCATGTCGTCCGTACAGAACCTTTACAGCGCACTGCTTATAGAGGAGCTAAACAACTTTACACTGCCCGACTGGACCAAGGCGGTGTATCCTGAACCATTGCGATCGATTTCTGCCGTGACATTTGCCGTAAAAACGAACACCACACAACTGGCCCGACTAAAGATGGGTCCGCTAGTGAAGGAAATGCTGCATCGGTTTCGAACGAAAGCAAAGGGAAGTCTGAAGCCGAATCGGTCCGTCTGGATGTACAGTGCGCACGATGTCACCGTTGCCAGTTTGTTAAATGCGTTGCGAATTTTTGAATTGCACAATCCCCCCTTCGCAGCATGCATTATGCTTGAACTGCGACAACCGGCCAACGGTGAACAGGCGTACGTGGAAATATTCTACAAAAATACCACTGCCGAACCATTGCAGCTGACCGTACCCGGCTGTAGCGCTCAATGTCCGCTGGATAAGATGTTCGAAATTTACGACAGCATTATGCCGAAAGATTGGGAAGCTGAATGTCAGCTTTCCCTACTATCGATGAGCTACGTCGAGGCGGATTTGAATTCGGCAAGCAGTTTCATTGGGATTGTGCTGCTGACTACCATATCAATGCTCGCTCTGCTGATCGTTGTAGCCATTGCGAAACGCCGCAGTAGTTTGAACAGCGAACGATGGTATCTACGGATCGATGGGTGA
- the LOC125765058 gene encoding endonuclease III-like protein 1, translated as MRFVYSSFHTLFRIMETKSPYFSPKKTRNFTKKAGLSLLQKATQNNKTVENRSNDDKSVPVLKVKAESSTQVASTSKRTGKRRLNNIRVNAASTANDTIKMESCEADGCLQAVDVSGILKTPEKQHNAEVNIGKGKPTKTVNDPGFPNNIEDNVKLADVKIKIEPSEEAEIMPQSTCEKTPVKQEQFDYLAPIKQENTDDQDDPSIAKETKWEPKNWHQMMENIREMRRANLAPVDTMGCDQFTQNTETVLPDRLKRYHCLVSLMLSSQTKDQANHECMLRLKKHGLTPESIVATESAVLQKLIYPVGFYKNKTRFIKEVSQILIDQYGGDIPNNIEGLLKLPGVGKKMAHLCMRSAWNIVTGIGVDTHVHRISNWLNWVPKETKNPEETRQALEKWLPYELWDEVNHLLVGFGQTICTSRFPRCNDCLNAPICPARGKQPMRSTPVKKEMKMEDLEF; from the exons ATGCGATTTGTCTATTCCAGTTTCCATACGCTATTTAGAATAATG GAAACGAAATCGCCATATTTTTCGCCAAAGAAGACAAGAAATTTTACTAAGAAAGCAGGCCTAAGTCTTCTGCAGAAAGCTacgcaaaacaataaaacggtAGAAAACCGATCTAACGATGATAAAAGTGTACCCGTGCTCAAGGTCAAGGCCGAAAGCAGCACTCAAGTTGCTTCGACCAGCAAAAGAACAGGTAAACGGCGTCTGAACAATATTCGTGTCAATGCTGCTTCTACAGCGAATGATACGATCAAAATGGAATCCTGTGAAGCAGATGGATGTCTTCAAGCAGTTGATGTAAGCGGCATTCTCAAAACGcccgaaaaacaacacaatgcAGAAGTgaacattggaaaaggaaaaccaacGAAGACAGTCAATGATCCTGGCTTTCCCAATAATATAGAGGACAATGTGAAATTGGCAGACGTAAAGATTAAAATCGAACCATCAGAGGAAGCAGAAATTATGCCGCAATCCACGTGCGAGAAGACACCGGTTAAACAGGaacaatttgattatttaGCTCCTATCAAACAAGAGAACACAGACGATCAGGATGACCCATCCATCGCAAAGGAGACAAAGTGGGAACCGAAAAATTGGCACCAGATGATGGAAAATATTCGCGAAATGCGCAGAGCAAACCTGGCACCAGTCGATACTATGGGATGCGATCAGTTTACTCAGAACACCGAGACCGTTCTTCCGGATCGTCTCAAACGCTACCATTGTCTTGTGTCGCTCATGCTGTCAAGCCAAACGAAGGATCAGGCAAACCACGAATGCATGCTGCGATTGAAGAAACACGGTCTTACGCCAGAATCGATTGTAGCCACCGAAAGTGCGGTATTGCAGAAGCTCATTTATCCGGTCGGGTTTTATAAG AACAAAACGCGTTTCATCAAGGAAGTGTCCCAAATTTTAATTGACCAGTACGGAGGAGATATTCCGAACAACATCGAAGGTTTGCTGAAATTACCGGGCGTTGGTAAAAAGATGGCCCATCTTTGTATGCGTTCAGCCTGGAACATAGTAACCGGTATTGGGGTTGATACGCACGTGCACCGCATAAGCAACTGGCTAAATTGGGTcccaaaggaaacaaaaaatccggAAGAAACGCGTCAAGCTTTGGAGAAGTGGCTACCATACGAGTTGTGGGATGAGGTAAACCATTTGCTGGTGGGATTCGGGCAAACTATCTGCACTTCGCGATTCCCACGTTGCAACGATTGTCTGAACGCTCCTATCTGCCCAGCACGTGGCAAGCAACCCATGCGTAGTACGCCggtaaagaaagaaatgaaaatggaagattTGGAATTTTAA
- the LOC125765184 gene encoding ubiquitin-like protein 4A-B, which translates to MRLTIKILKGEEYSVETTEESTIQQIKEEIEKKSSIPVEHQKLLLVGKALADEKTVASYSTIADGTKLTLVVKKPDPLRDVIYRHFKRYLQEEQSQRLTTKFMDDFEQKLNQLSLDDLEKIATEMLAKKGQNVTSAENA; encoded by the exons ATGAGGCTAacgataaaaatattaaaaggaGAAGAATACTCCGTTGAG ACCACGGAAGAGTCCACAATCCAACAAATCAAGGAAGAAATTGAGAAGAAAAGTTCTATACCGGTTGAACATCAAAAGCTACTGCTTGTAGGGAAGGCGCTAGCAGACGAAAAGACAGTCGCTTCCTACAGCACAATTGCCGATGGAACGAAACTAACGTTGGTGGTTAAGAAACCGGATCCCCTGCGGGACGTCATTTATCGTCACTTCAAACGCTACCTGCAGGAAGAGCAATCGCAACGATTAACCACAAAGTTTATGGACGATTTCGAACAGAAGCTAAACCAACTCAGTTTGGATGATTTGGAAAAGATCGCTACAGAAATGCTAGCTAAAAAGGGACAAAATGTCACCAGCGCTGAAAATGCATAA
- the LOC125765115 gene encoding TATA-binding protein-associated factor 2N isoform X2, which produces MIPRTKVFVGSLPPATKPEEVRRLFENYGVVTECDVMNRCAFVHMQNQDMAESAIQALHNTTFKGVTIVVERGRVRERPPGGVGGGGMDSTRGRPGAGPMRGSRGGMRSQPYGVGGYGAARAPGGYGARANYGTGGRYDGGYRNDVGYSPSSNAYGYGYSSNGGGYGSTRHSSSEDRRGFTLPSYPSDPSRGTYGSNYEGYSNYDGYSSYGYDTTQGSSSYQRWPSTTPATADSYSYAGGYSQGSVDPGAVGQSTDYSQSYPSMSGSSSGYRASTTASPQSYRNSVSGYGQPTSGRRF; this is translated from the exons ATGATCCCG AGAACTAAAGTGTTTGTAGGCAGCTTGCCTCCTGCGACGAAGCCGGAGGAAGTACGCCGGTTATTCGAAAACTATGGCGTGGTTACGGAATGCGACGTAATGAATCGGTGCGCGTTCGTCCACATGCAGAATCAAGATATGGCGGAAAGTGCGATCCAGGCGCTGCACAACACCACCTTCAAAGGTGTTACGATCGTGGTAGAGCGTGGCCGTGTCCGGGAACGGCCCCCGGGCGGTGTTGGTGGCGGCGGCATGGATAGTACGCGTGGTCGCCCCGGTGCCGGTCCAATGCGAGGATCGCGTGGAGGAATGCGAAGCCAACCGTACGGCGTTGGTGGTTACGGAGCTGCTCGCGCACCGGGCGGCTATGGGGCACGTGCAAACTATGGCACCGGTGGTCGCTACGATGGAGGTTATAG GAATGATGTTGGATACAGTCCCTCCAGTAACGCGTATGGGTACGGGTACAGTAGCAACGGTGGCGGCTATGGTAGTACGCGTCACTCTAGCAGCGAGGATCGCCGCGGCTTCACGTTACCATCCTATCCCTCCGATCCGAGTAGGGGTACGTACGGTAGCAATTATGAAGGCTATTCCAACTATGATGGCTATAGCAGCTATGGTTACGATACCACACAAGGATCCTCCAGCTACCAGCGATGGCCATCTACAACTCCGGCAACAGCAGATAGCTA ctCATATGCTGGCGGCTACTCACAAGGATCGGTGGACCCTGGAGCCGTTGGTCAAAGTACAGATTATAGTCAATCTTATCCTTCCATGAGTGGTAGCTCATCCGGATACCG TGCATCAACAACTGCTTCACCACAATCCTACCGCAATTCCGTTTCCGGTTACGGGCAACCCACGTCTGGCAGAAGGTTCTAA
- the LOC125765115 gene encoding RNA-binding protein 14 isoform X1 produces MIPRTKVFVGSLPPATKPEEVRRLFENYGVVTECDVMNRCAFVHMQNQDMAESAIQALHNTTFKGVTIVVERGRVRERPPGGVGGGGMDSTRGRPGAGPMRGSRGGMRSQPYGVGGYGAARAPGGYGARANYGTGGRYDGGYSYRNDVGYSPSSNAYGYGYSSNGGGYGSTRHSSSEDRRGFTLPSYPSDPSRGTYGSNYEGYSNYDGYSSYGYDTTQGSSSYQRWPSTTPATADSYSYAGGYSQGSVDPGAVGQSTDYSQSYPSMSGSSSGYRASTTASPQSYRNSVSGYGQPTSGRRF; encoded by the exons ATGATCCCG AGAACTAAAGTGTTTGTAGGCAGCTTGCCTCCTGCGACGAAGCCGGAGGAAGTACGCCGGTTATTCGAAAACTATGGCGTGGTTACGGAATGCGACGTAATGAATCGGTGCGCGTTCGTCCACATGCAGAATCAAGATATGGCGGAAAGTGCGATCCAGGCGCTGCACAACACCACCTTCAAAGGTGTTACGATCGTGGTAGAGCGTGGCCGTGTCCGGGAACGGCCCCCGGGCGGTGTTGGTGGCGGCGGCATGGATAGTACGCGTGGTCGCCCCGGTGCCGGTCCAATGCGAGGATCGCGTGGAGGAATGCGAAGCCAACCGTACGGCGTTGGTGGTTACGGAGCTGCTCGCGCACCGGGCGGCTATGGGGCACGTGCAAACTATGGCACCGGTGGTCGCTACGATGGAGGTTATAG CTATAGGAATGATGTTGGATACAGTCCCTCCAGTAACGCGTATGGGTACGGGTACAGTAGCAACGGTGGCGGCTATGGTAGTACGCGTCACTCTAGCAGCGAGGATCGCCGCGGCTTCACGTTACCATCCTATCCCTCCGATCCGAGTAGGGGTACGTACGGTAGCAATTATGAAGGCTATTCCAACTATGATGGCTATAGCAGCTATGGTTACGATACCACACAAGGATCCTCCAGCTACCAGCGATGGCCATCTACAACTCCGGCAACAGCAGATAGCTA ctCATATGCTGGCGGCTACTCACAAGGATCGGTGGACCCTGGAGCCGTTGGTCAAAGTACAGATTATAGTCAATCTTATCCTTCCATGAGTGGTAGCTCATCCGGATACCG TGCATCAACAACTGCTTCACCACAATCCTACCGCAATTCCGTTTCCGGTTACGGGCAACCCACGTCTGGCAGAAGGTTCTAA